A stretch of the Dyella telluris genome encodes the following:
- a CDS encoding response regulator, whose translation MRILLVEDDPDMAQALCLALQKHGMLADSVATLALATAALRQDVHDLVLLDRQLPDGDGVQLISTARKIRSDMPVILLTARSALADRVGGLDLGADDYLVKPFAIEELLARLRAVSRRPARSSLPAAVVANVQFDFQTHEAFVDGEVLPLPRRQLLLLEALFLRHGRTVRREVIQEAIYDFNDEIQSNALDAHVSKLRRSLAEAGGRVDIHAIRGIGYMLKERLNG comes from the coding sequence ATGCGAATTCTTCTGGTCGAAGACGACCCGGACATGGCCCAGGCATTGTGCTTGGCCTTGCAAAAGCACGGCATGCTTGCCGACTCGGTTGCGACCTTGGCGCTTGCCACCGCAGCGCTGCGCCAAGACGTACACGATCTGGTACTTCTCGATCGGCAGTTGCCCGATGGCGATGGCGTGCAGCTCATCAGCACGGCTCGCAAGATTCGTAGCGATATGCCCGTGATTCTGCTGACCGCCCGCAGTGCATTGGCTGACCGTGTGGGTGGGCTCGACCTCGGTGCCGACGACTACCTGGTCAAGCCTTTCGCTATCGAGGAGCTGCTTGCCCGCTTGCGGGCCGTGTCGCGTCGGCCGGCCCGATCATCGTTGCCGGCCGCTGTCGTGGCAAACGTCCAGTTCGACTTCCAAACACACGAAGCCTTCGTTGACGGAGAAGTACTGCCGCTGCCCCGCCGGCAACTGCTACTGCTTGAGGCGTTGTTCCTTCGTCATGGTCGTACCGTGCGCCGCGAGGTCATACAGGAGGCGATCTACGACTTTAATGACGAGATTCAGTCCAATGCTTTGGATGCGCACGTTTCCAAGTTGCGTCGTTCGCTTGCAGAAGCAGGCGGCCGTGTGGACATCCACGCCATTCGTGGCATTGGCTACATGCTAAAGGAGCGCCTAAATGGCTAA
- a CDS encoding sensor histidine kinase, with protein MAKKGRSLATQLVWRVILVQIAIVASAIVTFTYLMYRDDVSYMDDQITSIIADSLHTGDHGQLKLVPTNKFEETAKSFPALWFVVEDEKGQRLVYGDMPDAYRSLVAALPHLQHADIHDRSAPYALTMRTERVRATVGPVLVMAGGAATGSLGAMLLFIAHYILWPILLPLVVVTFVVLPWLVRRAISGVQDVANQSQMIDIDERGMRLEDKAVPLELRPLVQSFNAALERLQEGYDARDRFLASAAHELRMPIAVLDARIETLTTGVTRLRLRGDVARLANLGEQLLDLQRLGKQHSAFIAIDLAALAREVTSDVAPLVVDAGYEIALNAPEKPVMIAGDSLALSRVLTNLIQNAVAHGGGKGLISVDVETSGTLGVRDEGPGIPPEDRSRIFEPFHRLRQSAIGAGLGLHLVREIVTLHGGRIDVTEAAGGGAWFRVRFRQSPLPLVGSGTR; from the coding sequence ATGGCTAAGAAAGGACGGTCGCTCGCCACTCAGCTCGTTTGGCGGGTGATCCTTGTGCAGATCGCCATCGTGGCTAGCGCGATCGTGACATTTACTTACCTGATGTACCGAGACGACGTTTCGTACATGGACGATCAGATCACGTCCATTATCGCGGATTCGCTGCATACCGGTGATCATGGGCAGCTGAAACTCGTACCGACAAACAAATTTGAAGAAACCGCGAAGTCGTTCCCCGCGCTTTGGTTTGTTGTCGAAGACGAAAAAGGCCAGCGTTTGGTCTACGGAGATATGCCGGACGCCTATCGGTCGCTGGTGGCCGCTCTTCCCCACCTGCAGCATGCTGATATTCACGACAGATCGGCACCCTATGCGTTGACCATGCGAACGGAGCGAGTTAGAGCGACGGTGGGTCCCGTTCTCGTTATGGCCGGTGGCGCAGCGACGGGAAGCCTGGGCGCGATGCTTCTCTTTATCGCGCACTACATACTTTGGCCGATCCTACTGCCGCTGGTCGTCGTCACGTTTGTCGTGTTGCCGTGGCTTGTAAGGCGAGCTATTTCGGGCGTGCAGGATGTAGCGAACCAATCGCAGATGATCGACATCGACGAACGTGGCATGCGGTTGGAGGACAAGGCGGTTCCTTTGGAGCTTCGGCCACTAGTTCAGTCTTTCAATGCTGCGCTAGAGCGCCTGCAAGAGGGCTACGATGCCCGGGATCGGTTCCTAGCTAGCGCAGCGCACGAGCTTCGCATGCCCATCGCTGTACTCGACGCCAGGATCGAGACACTGACTACGGGTGTTACTCGCCTTCGCTTGCGGGGTGATGTTGCTCGCTTGGCTAATCTCGGTGAACAGTTGCTCGATCTCCAGCGGCTAGGTAAACAGCACAGCGCTTTCATCGCTATCGATCTCGCCGCGTTGGCCCGCGAAGTAACGAGTGATGTAGCACCGTTGGTGGTTGATGCTGGTTATGAGATCGCATTGAATGCGCCAGAGAAGCCGGTGATGATTGCCGGCGACAGCTTGGCCCTCAGTCGCGTTCTAACTAACTTGATTCAGAATGCTGTCGCCCATGGTGGCGGAAAGGGCTTGATATCGGTCGACGTCGAAACGTCCGGAACTCTCGGTGTTCGCGACGAAGGCCCTGGGATCCCTCCAGAGGATCGGTCGCGAATTTTTGAGCCATTCCATCGGTTGCGCCAAAGCGCAATTGGCGCGGGTCTAGGCCTGCATCTGGTGCGCGAGATTGTGACTCTTCATGGCGGACGCATCGATGTGACCGAAGCTGCGGGCGGCGGTGCATGGTTTCGCGTTCGATTTCGACAAAGTCCTTTGCCACTGGTTGGAAGCGGAACCCGTTAA
- a CDS encoding nitric-oxide reductase large subunit has product MQSTRKLWRWLAIMFFASFAVLGWLGREIYLAAPPIPQRVATSDGRTLFTAEQIQRGQQAWLLAGGQQMGTVWGHGSYIAPDWSADWLHREALTLRDAWAKRDYHGSFDTLPADAQGALAARLKEALRTNTYNPATGTLTVSTDRAAAIAAVAEHYSGLFGNDPTLDELRKQYAMMPASLTSAEDLKALPAFFFWSAWAASTNRPGETHLSYTSNWPHEPLVDNVPTTANGMWSIASIIGLIACIAGMVWYHVSQHEEGDPSPPKSDPLFDLKPTPSMRATKKYFYVVIALMLLQISMGVITAHYAVEGRSFFGLPLASILPFVASRTIHTQLAVLWIATAWLATGLYIAPALSGHEPRHQRLGVNALFGALVFVVVGSLLCGWVGTLEKLGFHYAFWLGNQGLAYTSMGRVWQILLFIGLMFWLLLMARGLWPALKRPSESRGLIAMVFVAATCIGLFYATSLAWGERTHYSMIEYWRWWLVHLWVEGFFEVFATAVIALIFSRLGLIRATTANTAIVLETIVFLFGGILGTLHHLYFTGTPTAVIAFGAMFSALEVVPLALIGFEGWRNYQRSKAAPWVASYRWTILCFVAVGFWNTVGAGLLGFTINPPISLYYVQGLNLTPAHGHAALFGVYGMLGIGLTLFCLRGLAPKGHWPDEWLKPMFWLLNIGLGMMVFMSLLPSGIYQAWASVEHGLWYARSPAIVHSSLMQTLVWLRVPGDIVFTLGVLCLAAFAVRLLSPAATRRSLSSVTERIT; this is encoded by the coding sequence ATGCAATCAACGCGAAAGCTATGGCGATGGCTCGCCATAATGTTCTTCGCTTCATTTGCGGTGCTGGGCTGGCTAGGCCGCGAGATCTATCTCGCAGCCCCCCCTATCCCACAGCGCGTGGCTACAAGCGATGGTCGGACACTTTTCACCGCGGAACAGATTCAGCGCGGGCAACAAGCCTGGCTTCTGGCTGGCGGCCAGCAGATGGGCACCGTATGGGGCCACGGCAGTTACATCGCACCTGACTGGTCCGCCGACTGGCTGCATCGGGAAGCGCTAACCCTGCGTGATGCCTGGGCTAAGCGGGACTACCACGGATCATTCGACACACTCCCGGCCGACGCTCAAGGCGCACTTGCTGCGCGACTCAAAGAAGCCCTGCGCACGAATACATACAACCCCGCAACCGGTACCTTGACCGTCTCAACGGACCGGGCGGCTGCCATAGCCGCGGTTGCTGAGCACTACTCAGGACTATTTGGTAACGACCCAACACTCGATGAGTTGCGAAAACAGTACGCCATGATGCCAGCGTCGCTGACGTCAGCGGAGGACCTGAAGGCGCTCCCCGCCTTCTTTTTCTGGTCCGCCTGGGCGGCGTCAACGAACCGGCCGGGTGAAACGCATCTGTCCTACACCAGCAACTGGCCCCATGAACCCTTGGTCGACAACGTGCCAACCACCGCCAATGGCATGTGGTCCATTGCCAGCATCATCGGACTGATTGCCTGTATCGCTGGCATGGTCTGGTATCACGTCTCCCAACATGAAGAAGGCGACCCTTCACCGCCCAAGTCCGATCCGCTCTTTGACCTCAAGCCGACGCCATCCATGCGCGCCACCAAGAAATATTTCTACGTGGTGATCGCCCTGATGCTGCTTCAGATATCCATGGGGGTGATCACAGCGCACTATGCCGTGGAGGGGCGTAGTTTCTTCGGCTTGCCACTCGCGTCGATACTTCCCTTTGTCGCCAGTCGAACCATCCACACCCAGCTCGCCGTGCTGTGGATAGCAACGGCGTGGTTGGCTACTGGCCTGTATATTGCACCAGCGCTCTCTGGCCATGAACCGAGGCATCAACGCTTGGGGGTGAATGCCCTGTTCGGCGCCCTGGTGTTCGTTGTTGTTGGTTCGTTACTGTGCGGATGGGTGGGAACCCTCGAAAAGCTGGGCTTCCATTACGCGTTCTGGCTAGGCAACCAGGGCCTGGCTTACACCAGCATGGGACGCGTGTGGCAGATCCTGCTGTTCATCGGGCTCATGTTCTGGTTGTTACTTATGGCTCGTGGCCTCTGGCCAGCGCTGAAGCGACCCTCCGAAAGTCGTGGACTCATCGCCATGGTGTTCGTGGCGGCGACATGCATCGGCTTGTTCTATGCCACTTCGTTGGCCTGGGGGGAACGCACTCATTACTCCATGATCGAGTACTGGCGCTGGTGGCTGGTGCATCTGTGGGTCGAAGGCTTCTTCGAGGTCTTTGCCACGGCGGTGATCGCTCTGATCTTCTCTCGCCTCGGCCTGATCCGCGCCACCACGGCTAACACCGCGATCGTGTTGGAAACCATCGTGTTCCTGTTCGGCGGCATTCTGGGCACGCTTCACCACCTCTACTTCACAGGAACACCCACCGCGGTGATTGCTTTTGGCGCGATGTTCTCTGCGCTGGAGGTGGTGCCGCTGGCCCTGATCGGCTTTGAGGGGTGGCGTAACTATCAACGTAGTAAGGCTGCACCATGGGTCGCTTCCTATCGGTGGACCATCCTGTGCTTTGTCGCAGTGGGCTTCTGGAATACCGTGGGCGCGGGCCTCCTTGGCTTCACCATCAACCCGCCTATCTCGCTTTACTACGTGCAAGGTCTCAACCTCACCCCCGCGCATGGCCACGCGGCGCTGTTTGGGGTGTACGGCATGCTCGGCATTGGCCTGACGTTGTTCTGTTTGCGTGGTCTGGCCCCCAAGGGGCATTGGCCCGACGAGTGGCTGAAGCCGATGTTCTGGTTGCTGAACATTGGTCTCGGCATGATGGTCTTCATGTCACTGCTACCGTCCGGCATTTACCAGGCATGGGCGAGCGTGGAACATGGCCTTTGGTATGCCCGTTCCCCGGCCATCGTGCACTCGTCGCTGATGCAGACGCTGGTCTGGTTGCGCGTGCCGGGCGACATTGTCTTCACCCTCGGCGTTCTATGCCTTGCGGCGTTTGCTGTGCGACTGCTATCGCCCGCGGCGACTCGCAGATCGCTGTCTTCGGTGACTGAGCGGATAACCTGA
- a CDS encoding Rrf2 family transcriptional regulator yields MRLNTFTDYCLRTLMYVGLNDRTLTTRGNIAAAYGISDSHLMKVINWLSHQGYLTTVRGKGGGMQLARDPAAISIGELVRASESSSALVECFDPATSCCRIAPACRLKGIFGEAVEAMYQVLDKYTLADLLSKPRPLAALLQIA; encoded by the coding sequence ATGCGACTCAACACGTTTACCGACTATTGCTTGCGGACGTTGATGTACGTCGGGCTCAACGATAGAACGCTGACCACGCGCGGCAACATCGCGGCCGCTTACGGCATCTCAGACAGCCACCTCATGAAGGTCATTAACTGGCTTTCTCACCAGGGGTACTTGACTACTGTCCGCGGCAAGGGCGGCGGCATGCAGCTTGCCCGGGATCCCGCAGCGATTTCCATTGGCGAGTTGGTACGCGCCTCCGAGTCATCGAGCGCCTTAGTCGAGTGCTTCGATCCAGCGACATCGTGCTGTCGCATCGCGCCGGCTTGCCGGCTCAAGGGAATTTTCGGCGAAGCGGTCGAGGCCATGTACCAGGTCCTCGACAAGTACACCTTAGCTGATCTCCTCAGCAAACCCCGTCCATTAGCCGCACTGCTACAGATCGCCTGA
- a CDS encoding sensor histidine kinase, whose protein sequence is MLLRQINPVARPARYVASFGRTALGTIWAAAMLLGGSLTACAQEASPPIWRIDHFKHTGFSEDQGAPTDVSSMAQTRDGYLWVGSAGQGLVRFDGLRFVPFSPAHGEHLLSPQVAALFAAADGGLWMGYEFQGASLLKGGHLTHYTVSDGYTVTITSNIFEGYRGRIYAIGNDRFIAMSQGRWSPVVRDEPQRRVHAAVVDGKGGIWLAGEDRLYWCSEDDCHIEDVHVETPHRIISMAISPEHVLYASEALGVIRRFRIEGVHLTELAAVPVFSVSPSFDRHGGVWLPSLGHGVLRLAGQAITHDDIQKSPPADTYGKADGLTGDYVWPSLVDSEGDIWVGTQYGVDRFRQVSLVKVVAPSGLQSPKVVPGARSEAWVGSGLPLMRWDGSTLKPTTVGAYAFGMCTDATTGKSWLAYSDGLWELTDLGPKHVAPAPSSLKVTATQMACGNNGQIFAFYQLPVGSFEWSDGRWKRRPELDIPSMIVAAPDGRFFVGRKPGRLVVINGAERREYGRADGLNIGNPKAMATFQGALVLGGDEGLAFFKDDHFHALVLAGPRPLKDVTGLAFDDSGALWVHMPDGVAQIAGRDITAAVSDPSHKLSFRWLSSIDGMPGVPAQDVPMPSLSQGGDGRLWFTSQSGIAWLDPRDLVTNTVPPRPRIEALVVDGVRYPVEQTVKVLPPRPRSVEIDFNAPLLRAAESGRFLYRLEGVDRDWQEAGSRREAFYSNLGPGDHRFHLRVANENGVWNDADSSLTFHIQPAFYETWWFRVFCGLMLVGAACIGYVLHIRQVTARLRIREDERMRIARDLHDTLLQSVQAMLVRVETIKDRTSDLWARTEAERVADWGRQAVSDGRTKVARLRSDDDEAYSPIAEVLEIVRDLSESAGIVLHTHLTGGEPSLNSLAAHEVANVIREISNNALRHSGGKNLWISINHGNRDFVVSIKDDGHGIDESIRASGEKSGHWGLKGARERICSLGGTLSIQTTGSLGTEITVRVPTRRLHQRA, encoded by the coding sequence GTGCTGCTGCGCCAAATCAATCCGGTGGCGCGACCGGCGCGCTATGTTGCCTCGTTTGGCCGGACAGCCCTCGGGACAATCTGGGCGGCAGCGATGTTATTGGGTGGGTCGCTCACAGCCTGTGCCCAGGAGGCGTCGCCTCCAATCTGGCGAATCGACCACTTCAAGCACACTGGATTCTCGGAGGACCAGGGTGCGCCCACGGATGTCTCTTCAATGGCCCAGACGAGAGATGGCTATCTCTGGGTGGGTAGCGCGGGCCAAGGTTTGGTCCGATTCGATGGGCTGAGATTTGTTCCATTTAGCCCAGCGCATGGGGAACACCTGCTATCCCCTCAGGTGGCGGCCCTCTTCGCAGCCGCGGACGGCGGCCTCTGGATGGGATATGAGTTCCAAGGGGCGAGCCTTCTGAAGGGAGGGCATCTGACGCATTACACCGTTTCCGACGGTTACACAGTGACAATCACGAGCAATATTTTTGAAGGCTATCGCGGTCGGATCTACGCAATAGGTAATGATCGATTCATCGCCATGAGCCAAGGAAGATGGTCTCCAGTCGTACGCGACGAGCCTCAGAGGCGTGTGCATGCCGCTGTTGTCGATGGCAAAGGGGGAATATGGCTGGCTGGGGAGGATCGTCTTTACTGGTGTAGTGAGGACGATTGCCATATCGAAGATGTTCACGTTGAAACACCGCATCGCATCATCAGCATGGCAATATCACCCGAGCATGTGCTCTATGCGAGCGAAGCACTGGGTGTTATCCGCCGCTTCCGGATCGAAGGCGTTCACCTAACCGAACTTGCGGCGGTCCCCGTGTTCTCTGTATCACCGTCATTCGACCGACACGGAGGAGTGTGGCTGCCTTCACTCGGGCACGGAGTGTTACGGCTTGCCGGCCAAGCTATAACCCATGATGACATTCAAAAGTCGCCGCCGGCGGACACGTACGGAAAAGCGGATGGGCTTACTGGCGACTATGTTTGGCCATCACTCGTGGATTCTGAGGGGGACATCTGGGTTGGTACGCAGTATGGGGTTGATCGATTTCGACAGGTCTCGCTCGTTAAAGTCGTCGCGCCATCTGGGCTTCAATCACCGAAAGTTGTGCCCGGAGCGCGGAGTGAGGCCTGGGTGGGCAGTGGCCTACCGCTTATGCGATGGGATGGCTCCACGCTGAAGCCCACGACTGTGGGTGCGTACGCTTTCGGCATGTGCACCGACGCCACTACTGGCAAGAGTTGGTTGGCATATTCGGACGGGTTGTGGGAGTTGACGGATCTAGGCCCCAAGCATGTTGCGCCGGCACCGTCCTCCCTTAAGGTAACCGCCACACAAATGGCTTGCGGGAATAATGGCCAGATCTTCGCCTTCTATCAGCTGCCTGTCGGTAGTTTTGAGTGGTCGGATGGACGATGGAAGCGACGCCCTGAACTTGATATTCCCAGCATGATTGTTGCAGCGCCCGATGGCCGATTCTTTGTGGGACGCAAGCCGGGCCGCCTTGTAGTCATCAATGGAGCCGAACGACGCGAGTACGGTCGAGCCGATGGCTTGAACATCGGGAATCCCAAGGCAATGGCGACGTTCCAAGGCGCGTTGGTTCTGGGCGGCGACGAAGGGCTGGCCTTCTTCAAAGACGACCACTTCCACGCACTCGTGCTGGCTGGACCAAGACCACTCAAAGACGTTACCGGACTGGCGTTCGACGATTCGGGGGCACTTTGGGTTCATATGCCCGATGGCGTTGCGCAGATAGCAGGCCGGGATATTACCGCTGCGGTGAGCGACCCCAGTCACAAATTAAGCTTTCGCTGGCTCTCATCCATCGACGGCATGCCTGGTGTGCCGGCTCAGGATGTTCCCATGCCTTCCCTGTCCCAAGGGGGCGATGGCCGCCTTTGGTTTACGTCGCAATCCGGTATCGCGTGGCTGGACCCTAGAGATCTGGTCACAAATACGGTGCCACCAAGACCGCGAATTGAGGCGCTCGTTGTCGATGGCGTCCGGTATCCCGTGGAACAGACCGTGAAGGTCCTGCCTCCGCGCCCTCGATCCGTCGAGATTGATTTCAACGCACCACTGTTGAGAGCCGCCGAAAGTGGGCGATTTCTCTATCGCCTCGAGGGTGTGGATAGGGATTGGCAGGAGGCCGGCAGCAGACGCGAGGCGTTCTACTCAAATCTCGGCCCGGGCGATCACCGGTTCCATCTTCGGGTGGCAAATGAGAACGGCGTCTGGAATGACGCTGACTCGAGTCTAACGTTTCATATTCAACCCGCTTTCTATGAAACCTGGTGGTTTCGAGTCTTCTGCGGCCTAATGCTGGTCGGCGCAGCATGCATTGGCTACGTGCTGCACATTCGACAAGTCACGGCCAGGCTGCGGATCCGAGAAGACGAACGTATGCGCATTGCGCGCGATCTCCATGACACCTTGCTTCAGAGCGTTCAGGCCATGCTCGTCAGGGTCGAAACGATTAAAGATCGAACAAGTGACCTTTGGGCGAGGACGGAAGCTGAGCGAGTTGCGGACTGGGGGCGGCAAGCGGTCTCGGATGGCCGAACAAAGGTGGCCCGACTGCGATCCGATGATGACGAGGCCTATTCACCGATTGCCGAGGTGCTTGAGATTGTCCGCGACCTGAGTGAGTCCGCGGGGATCGTTCTACACACCCACCTTACGGGTGGCGAGCCGTCGTTGAACTCCTTGGCTGCGCATGAGGTTGCCAATGTGATTCGGGAGATATCGAACAATGCGCTGCGTCACTCCGGCGGCAAGAATTTGTGGATTTCGATCAACCATGGAAACCGCGATTTCGTAGTCTCAATCAAAGATGACGGCCACGGAATCGACGAATCGATTCGTGCAAGCGGCGAGAAGAGCGGGCACTGGGGGTTAAAGGGCGCCCGTGAGCGCATTTGCAGCTTAGGTGGCACGCTGTCCATCCAGACCACCGGTTCATTGGGCACGGAAATCACCGTTCGCGTGCCGACCCGTCGACTGCATCAGCGGGCCTAG
- the fdxA gene encoding ferredoxin FdxA produces the protein MTHVVTDNCINCKHTDCVEVCPVDCFHEGANFLVIDPDECIDCTLCVDECPVDAIYADHEVPAGQEHYLSINGELAKQWPVISAKIPELPEAAEWDGRPNKLVLLIR, from the coding sequence ATGACTCACGTTGTGACCGATAACTGCATAAACTGTAAGCACACGGATTGCGTTGAGGTATGCCCTGTTGACTGTTTCCATGAAGGTGCGAACTTCCTCGTGATCGACCCCGACGAGTGCATCGATTGCACGCTCTGTGTGGATGAGTGTCCCGTCGATGCAATCTATGCTGATCACGAAGTTCCAGCTGGGCAAGAGCACTATCTTTCGATCAACGGTGAGTTAGCAAAGCAGTGGCCCGTCATCAGCGCAAAGATTCCGGAGCTGCCTGAGGCGGCTGAGTGGGATGGTCGCCCCAACAAATTGGTGCTGTTGATCCGTTGA
- a CDS encoding acyloxyacyl hydrolase produces the protein MSDTFSKGWSIASRALSACFLAMPTMIATAYEPRIELQAGPSYMDGRNATAIFTEIMGMQRAIGTAAITWQPVLSLGWIERRNIPRYEPSCYRTSHNAELLAGGGRLHIGSQQTWYQPLFFGFELAYNHQPTQALSSPYEFVSTLGWQGRRFSFQLRHISNGGLHDPNRGETMALAGLGFTL, from the coding sequence ATGTCGGATACCTTTTCCAAGGGCTGGTCCATAGCCTCGCGTGCTTTGTCCGCTTGTTTTCTGGCCATGCCAACCATGATCGCCACCGCCTACGAACCTCGCATTGAATTGCAGGCAGGACCAAGCTACATGGATGGCCGTAATGCTACCGCCATCTTCACTGAAATCATGGGAATGCAACGTGCCATCGGCACCGCAGCAATCACCTGGCAGCCTGTGCTATCGCTGGGTTGGATTGAACGTCGGAACATTCCCCGGTACGAGCCAAGCTGCTATCGGACCTCACACAATGCGGAGCTGCTCGCCGGAGGGGGGCGCTTACACATAGGAAGCCAGCAAACGTGGTATCAGCCGCTGTTCTTTGGCTTTGAGCTGGCCTACAACCACCAGCCGACTCAAGCGTTAAGCAGCCCTTACGAGTTTGTAAGCACGCTCGGATGGCAGGGGCGGCGTTTCAGCTTCCAGCTTCGCCATATCTCCAACGGAGGCCTTCACGATCCCAATCGCGGAGAAACGATGGCGTTAGCCGGTCTCGGCTTCACACTCTAA
- a CDS encoding MipA/OmpV family protein translates to MGAAWSPSPYRNYDKTPWPLPLVSYEGKSIYFRGISFGYKFLNSDHDELSAVVSLLGNQFDHTDTTNPQLRLLSDRKLSGLGGVAWRHHDSWGIVQVTAQKEITGHGGGDSFDANYSYPWVHGNWRFVPTVGATYMTGELNNYYYGVSDSEALRSGLPSYRPGGGTLPYVGIVASYKFTSKWSVSGGARYTALPSAVQDSPMVNGKRAESYFVALGYTF, encoded by the coding sequence ATGGGCGCGGCATGGAGCCCGAGCCCCTACCGCAATTACGACAAGACTCCGTGGCCGCTCCCGCTTGTCAGCTACGAAGGAAAGTCGATCTACTTTCGCGGCATCAGCTTCGGCTACAAGTTTCTCAATAGCGATCATGATGAACTGTCGGCCGTCGTTTCTCTTCTCGGAAATCAGTTCGACCACACGGATACCACCAACCCTCAGCTGCGATTGCTTTCCGACCGTAAGCTATCGGGATTGGGTGGTGTTGCATGGCGGCATCACGATAGCTGGGGCATAGTGCAAGTCACTGCCCAGAAGGAAATCACCGGCCATGGTGGTGGCGACTCCTTCGATGCTAACTACAGCTATCCGTGGGTGCATGGCAACTGGCGTTTTGTACCCACCGTAGGCGCCACGTACATGACGGGCGAGCTCAACAACTACTACTACGGCGTAAGTGATAGCGAGGCGCTGCGCAGCGGGCTACCTTCTTACCGGCCAGGCGGCGGCACACTTCCCTACGTAGGTATTGTGGCGTCCTACAAATTCACGTCGAAGTGGAGCGTCTCGGGTGGTGCACGCTACACAGCACTGCCCAGCGCGGTGCAGGACAGCCCGATGGTCAACGGTAAGCGTGCTGAGAGCTACTTTGTTGCCTTGGGCTATACGTTCTAA
- a CDS encoding SDR family NAD(P)-dependent oxidoreductase produces MDIDLTGCNALITGSTGGIGLAIAVGLSNAGSRVIITGRTQSRVDQAIKTILDQSPHADVAGVAGDLGTADGIRNLIEREPAADILVNNLGIFEPKPFFDIPDDDWVHFFEVNVLSGVRLSRHYAQGMIQKGWGRIQFISSESALQIPSEMVHYGTTKTAQLAVARGLAETLAGTGVTVNAVLPGPTRSEGVSQFFEKIAATEGASVHDVERDFILTHRPTSLIQRLATPEEVANMCVYLASTQASATTGASIRVDGGVVRSIA; encoded by the coding sequence ATGGACATCGACCTGACCGGCTGTAATGCCTTGATCACTGGCTCAACGGGAGGTATCGGCTTGGCCATAGCCGTTGGACTTTCGAATGCCGGGTCGCGCGTGATCATTACGGGGCGAACCCAAAGTCGCGTGGACCAGGCCATCAAGACGATTCTCGACCAGTCACCTCATGCGGACGTTGCGGGGGTCGCCGGCGACCTGGGTACAGCAGACGGTATCCGGAACCTCATCGAACGTGAGCCAGCAGCGGACATTCTTGTGAATAACCTCGGCATCTTCGAGCCTAAGCCGTTCTTCGATATCCCCGATGATGACTGGGTGCACTTCTTTGAGGTCAATGTTCTATCGGGCGTACGCCTATCACGTCACTATGCGCAAGGGATGATTCAAAAGGGATGGGGACGAATCCAGTTCATTTCCAGTGAATCCGCTCTGCAGATCCCTTCTGAAATGGTCCACTATGGAACGACGAAGACCGCTCAATTGGCAGTGGCTCGCGGTCTTGCCGAAACACTTGCCGGCACCGGCGTTACTGTGAATGCAGTGCTTCCTGGCCCAACGCGTTCCGAGGGAGTTAGCCAGTTTTTTGAAAAGATTGCAGCCACTGAGGGCGCTTCCGTGCACGATGTGGAGCGCGACTTCATCCTAACGCACCGCCCGACCTCGCTGATCCAGCGACTAGCAACTCCGGAGGAGGTGGCGAATATGTGCGTCTACCTCGCATCCACGCAGGCCTCAGCTACAACGGGTGCATCCATTCGCGTCGATGGTGGCGTGGTTCGCTCAATTGCTTAA